A window of the Haloquadratum walsbyi C23 genome harbors these coding sequences:
- a CDS encoding SDR family NAD(P)-dependent oxidoreductase — MKVETYDSLSGQVALVTGANRGIGAEIARMLAEEGATVYAGARRPETVTASNQRAIEIDVTDDTQMESAISTIDDAEGQLDILVNNAGVRGPTTSLEDAPIDEIDQTFAVNLRGPVVLTKYALPLLREQAGARVVNLSSGLGAIGPGMDGGSPPYRVSKTGLNGFTAYLHGEYATEGLIANAARPGWVQTELATPGAPRTPTEGADTPAWLARFKPNAPAGRCWRDRMPIGW, encoded by the coding sequence ATGAAAGTCGAGACATATGATTCATTATCGGGACAGGTTGCACTGGTTACGGGTGCAAATCGAGGTATTGGTGCTGAGATTGCCCGCATGCTTGCCGAGGAAGGAGCAACGGTGTATGCCGGTGCACGACGCCCAGAAACAGTCACAGCGTCCAATCAGCGCGCCATCGAAATCGATGTCACTGATGATACGCAAATGGAGTCAGCAATCAGTACAATCGATGACGCTGAGGGTCAACTTGATATTCTCGTGAATAATGCAGGCGTGCGAGGACCAACGACATCACTTGAGGATGCACCAATCGATGAGATTGATCAAACATTTGCAGTGAATCTTCGTGGACCAGTTGTTCTGACAAAATATGCACTTCCACTACTTCGTGAGCAAGCGGGTGCGCGTGTTGTCAACCTTTCATCTGGGCTTGGCGCAATCGGTCCGGGGATGGATGGCGGCTCACCGCCATATCGTGTTTCAAAAACAGGACTGAATGGATTTACCGCATATCTTCATGGGGAATATGCAACTGAAGGGCTCATTGCGAACGCCGCCCGACCTGGCTGGGTGCAAACTGAACTCGCAACACCCGGTGCACCACGGACACCAACTGAGGGAGCAGATACCCCAGCATGGTTAGCACGATTCAAACCAAACGCGCCTGCTGGTCGATGCTGGCGAGATCGGATGCCAATCGGATGGTAG
- the guaB gene encoding IMP dehydrogenase → MEKNVSEGGQFSEKLRVPEALTFDDVLLRPMESRVEPDAADVSTRVSRNVELNIPIVSAAMDTVTESGTAIGMAREGGLGVLHRNMDTPQMIAEIEQVKRADELVIRRENVITASPTQTVREVDAMMEREGVSGAPVVDGDDTVLGIISGTDIRPYLEVGDSDAVSEAMTDEVVTASLTVDARDALELMYDHKIERVPLVDKSNRLVGLITMQGILQRRQHEDAIRDDDGRLRVGAAVGPFETDRAVAADEAGADILFIDCAHAHNLNVLDNAREIKTTVGADVVVGNIGTREAAEAAVDFADGLKVGIGPGSICTTRVVSGAGMPQITAIAEVADVAAPAGIPVIADGGIRYSGDAIKAIAAGADAVMLGSYFAGTDEAPGRVITMNGKKYKQYRGMGSVGAMKSGGGDRYLKEADEDDEFVPEGVEAATPYKGTLASELYQLVGGMRSGMGYVGAETLPGFKERSEFVRVSSAGQTEGHPHDVMITDEAPNYSPKGN, encoded by the coding sequence ATGGAGAAGAACGTTTCTGAGGGAGGGCAGTTTTCTGAGAAATTACGGGTGCCTGAAGCACTTACATTTGATGATGTGCTCTTACGACCGATGGAGAGTCGGGTTGAACCCGATGCTGCAGATGTCTCAACCCGGGTTTCACGAAATGTTGAATTAAACATCCCGATTGTTTCCGCAGCAATGGATACTGTAACAGAGAGTGGAACAGCAATTGGAATGGCTCGCGAGGGAGGGTTAGGTGTCCTACATCGGAATATGGACACACCACAGATGATTGCTGAGATTGAACAGGTCAAACGTGCTGATGAATTGGTCATCCGTCGTGAGAACGTTATAACCGCAAGTCCAACACAGACCGTCCGTGAGGTTGATGCGATGATGGAGCGTGAGGGTGTTTCGGGGGCGCCTGTTGTGGATGGTGATGATACCGTCTTGGGAATTATCTCTGGAACAGATATTCGCCCATATCTTGAGGTTGGCGATTCAGACGCTGTCAGTGAGGCAATGACCGATGAGGTGGTGACAGCCTCACTCACTGTCGATGCTCGCGATGCGCTTGAGTTAATGTATGATCATAAAATTGAGCGTGTCCCACTTGTTGACAAATCAAATCGTCTTGTTGGGCTTATTACCATGCAGGGAATCCTCCAGCGGCGCCAACATGAAGATGCAATCCGGGATGATGATGGGCGTCTTCGCGTTGGAGCGGCTGTTGGTCCGTTTGAGACTGATCGTGCAGTGGCTGCTGATGAGGCTGGTGCTGATATTCTGTTTATCGATTGCGCACATGCCCACAATCTCAATGTGCTCGATAATGCCCGTGAAATCAAAACAACCGTTGGGGCTGATGTTGTTGTCGGAAATATCGGAACTCGAGAAGCAGCTGAAGCCGCTGTTGATTTTGCTGATGGACTGAAAGTTGGTATTGGACCTGGGTCAATCTGTACGACCCGTGTTGTCTCTGGAGCGGGGATGCCGCAGATTACAGCTATTGCAGAGGTTGCGGATGTTGCTGCCCCAGCAGGGATTCCAGTGATTGCTGATGGTGGAATCAGGTACTCTGGCGATGCAATTAAGGCGATTGCTGCTGGTGCGGACGCCGTGATGCTTGGTTCATACTTTGCAGGAACCGATGAGGCTCCGGGGCGTGTTATTACGATGAACGGAAAGAAATACAAACAATATCGTGGGATGGGCTCCGTTGGTGCGATGAAATCAGGCGGTGGTGACCGATATTTGAAAGAAGCTGATGAGGATGACGAGTTCGTTCCTGAAGGGGTAGAAGCAGCAACGCCGTATAAAGGAACACTCGCATCGGAGCTGTATCAACTCGTTGGCGGGATGCGCTCTGGAATGGGATATGTCGGAGCTGAAACGCTCCCTGGATTCAAAGAGCGTTCGGAGTTTGTCCGGGTTTCAAGCGCTGGGCAGACTGAAGGTCATCCTCACGATGTTATGATAACTGATGAAGCGCCGAATTACAGTCCAAAAGGAAACTAG
- a CDS encoding carotenoid oxygenase family protein, with the protein MSTHPGFHSLTTETDTSISVEGSLPSWLTGTLIRNGPGAFSFPEGSSVDHWFDGLAMLTRFTFEPVNGADDVIHYQNRFLRTDAYADAREGEFTGGFATGETTLRSRLAGFLTAPYDNTNIIIERVDNTFLALTESPRSVSVDPTTLETDGHIEYDGTEPTGQLRCAHFRRDPATGTLLTVDTSFGRTNEYHIYTLDSTDSQTHVGSVPTEKPAYMHSFGLTPRYVILTEFPLRLDPLQFLRPGRQDPFIEQFEWEPDRGTRIIIIDRTTGDIVAEPVVDPVFGFHHINAFERDGGRTVVFDLETVPDDTSIDSLYLDTLRNGELGTLAGRLERFVVDLGSIADDRYGNHTATVSQQMLYDDGTALPTASPAQWCQPHRYIYAMSMEQPVTEWAQAVMKFDTHTTHSIEYQQGADYFSEPIFVPNPTGNSRDDGVVLTLGLDADQDRSRLFVLSGDTLAERARITLPHAVPFDFHGRYFPNVHVA; encoded by the coding sequence ATGTCGACGCATCCGGGATTTCACTCACTCACAACCGAAACGGATACGTCAATATCAGTTGAGGGGTCACTCCCATCATGGCTCACTGGAACACTCATTCGAAACGGACCAGGGGCATTTTCATTCCCCGAGGGAAGCTCAGTTGATCATTGGTTCGATGGGCTTGCAATGCTCACGCGATTTACTTTTGAGCCTGTGAATGGCGCAGATGATGTAATTCACTATCAGAACCGATTTCTCCGAACAGATGCATACGCGGATGCCCGCGAAGGAGAGTTTACCGGGGGGTTCGCAACCGGTGAAACAACACTTCGATCGCGTCTCGCTGGATTTCTGACAGCGCCATATGATAATACAAATATTATTATCGAACGTGTTGACAATACATTCCTTGCTCTTACTGAATCGCCCCGAAGCGTCTCAGTCGATCCAACAACACTCGAAACAGATGGGCACATTGAATATGATGGCACAGAACCAACCGGGCAGTTACGATGTGCACATTTCCGACGTGACCCAGCAACAGGGACACTCCTGACTGTCGATACATCATTTGGTCGGACGAATGAATATCATATTTATACACTCGATAGCACTGATTCACAGACGCATGTCGGGAGTGTCCCCACTGAGAAACCAGCATATATGCATAGCTTCGGTCTCACACCTCGATATGTTATTCTGACAGAATTTCCACTCCGGCTTGACCCACTCCAATTCCTACGCCCGGGTCGTCAAGATCCATTTATTGAACAGTTTGAATGGGAACCTGATCGTGGGACACGAATCATCATCATTGACCGAACAACCGGCGATATCGTTGCTGAACCTGTTGTTGACCCAGTGTTTGGGTTTCATCATATCAATGCATTCGAGCGAGATGGCGGTCGTACGGTGGTATTTGATCTTGAGACAGTCCCTGATGATACATCGATTGATTCATTATATCTTGATACACTGCGTAACGGTGAGTTGGGGACGCTTGCCGGTCGGCTTGAGCGGTTTGTTGTCGATCTTGGGTCGATAGCTGATGACCGATATGGCAATCATACTGCAACAGTCAGCCAGCAGATGTTATATGATGATGGAACTGCCCTTCCGACAGCATCACCAGCGCAGTGGTGTCAGCCACATCGCTATATTTACGCGATGAGCATGGAGCAACCGGTAACAGAGTGGGCTCAAGCAGTGATGAAATTCGACACTCACACGACACATTCAATTGAATATCAACAGGGTGCTGATTACTTTAGTGAGCCAATTTTTGTCCCCAATCCAACTGGTAATTCACGCGATGATGGCGTTGTTCTTACACTCGGACTTGATGCTGACCAAGATCGATCGCGGCTGTTCGTGCTGTCTGGTGACACACTCGCCGAACGCGCCCGAATTACTCTCCCGCATGCTGTGCCGTTTGATTTCCATGGAAGATATTTCCCGAATGTCCACGTTGCCTGA